A part of Desulfovibrio sp. Fe33 genomic DNA contains:
- a CDS encoding phosphoribosylformylglycinamidine synthase subunit PurS: protein MLCRVIVGLKEGVRDVLGERVARKIRSELGMDVKDVRIVNVFTLEGVTPEQVDLVLERAALHDPVLHEVSLEPLARDFDWIIEVGFRPGVTDNEGRTARETLGVVLGLSRAERESAKVYTSRQYLIQADLDKAGAGRIAKDLLANELIQRFEYKSAAEWAANPGFEAKAARVTGQASDAVATVPLASMSDEELMDFSRSNTLALSLRELHDIRAYFADPAVRADREKAGLGADPTDAEIEVLAQTWSEHCKHKIFSARIEYENAETGKTVEYSSLYKTFIQGSTKYIRQRNAAGREGGDYCLSVFKDNAGVIRFSETTNVCVKMETHNSPSALDPYGGALTGIVGVNRDPMGTGMGANLLCNTDVFCFASPFHEGELPPRLLHPRRVFEGVREGVEHGGNKSGIPTVNGSIVFDERYLGKPLVYCGTIGTMPVTVAGQPSHEKLALPGDVIVMSGGRIGADGIHGATFSSEELHEGSPATAVQIGDPITQRKMYDFLMRARDLGLYHAITDNGAGGLSSSVGEMAEDSGGFDMDLKKAPLKYDGLRPWEILISEAQERMTMAVPPEKLDEFMRLSAEMDVESTALGVFTDSGKYLVRYGDKMVTYLDMDFLHNGVPQMELKAVWRRPEIAQDATPVPEDQNGLLKDMLGRLNICSKEYVVRQYDHEVQGKSAVKPMVGVLGDGPSDAGVVRPEYGSDRGLVVSHGICPQFSDYDTYWMMANAIDEAVRNAVAVGGDVNYMAGVDNFCWCDPVQSESTPDGHYKLAQLVRANQALAHYCLGFGVPCVSGKDSMKNDYKGGGRKISIPPTVLFSVIGVIPDVNKCLTSDFKKPGDLVYVLGLTRPEMGGSEIADQLGFSDARVPQVDLVSAKRRYETVFAAAQEGLITACHDCSDGGLGVALAEMCIGGRLGVSVDLDKVPACGELNLTGLLYAESASRLLVSVAPADRERFETLFAGQTFACIGNVSDSSSLAASLAGRKVLDAEVAELAAAFKETLAW, encoded by the coding sequence ATGCTTTGTCGTGTGATCGTTGGACTGAAAGAAGGCGTCCGGGACGTGCTGGGCGAGAGGGTCGCCCGCAAGATCAGGAGCGAACTCGGCATGGACGTGAAGGATGTCCGCATCGTCAACGTCTTCACCCTTGAGGGCGTGACCCCGGAGCAGGTCGACCTGGTCCTGGAACGCGCCGCCCTGCATGATCCTGTTCTGCACGAGGTTTCGCTCGAGCCCCTGGCTCGCGACTTCGACTGGATCATCGAGGTGGGCTTCAGGCCCGGTGTGACCGACAACGAGGGCCGCACCGCCCGTGAGACGCTCGGCGTCGTCCTGGGCCTGTCCAGGGCGGAACGCGAGTCCGCCAAGGTCTATACGTCCAGGCAATACCTGATCCAGGCCGATCTGGACAAGGCGGGCGCGGGCCGCATCGCCAAGGACCTGCTCGCCAACGAACTCATTCAGCGCTTCGAATACAAGTCCGCCGCCGAGTGGGCCGCGAATCCCGGATTCGAGGCCAAGGCCGCCCGCGTCACGGGCCAGGCTTCCGACGCGGTGGCCACCGTCCCGCTGGCTTCCATGTCGGATGAGGAACTGATGGACTTCTCCAGGTCCAACACGCTGGCCCTGTCGCTCAGGGAGCTGCACGACATCCGCGCCTATTTCGCCGACCCGGCCGTCCGGGCCGACCGCGAGAAGGCCGGGCTGGGCGCGGATCCCACCGACGCCGAGATCGAAGTCCTGGCCCAGACCTGGTCCGAGCACTGCAAGCACAAGATTTTCTCGGCCCGGATCGAATACGAGAATGCCGAAACCGGCAAGACCGTCGAATATTCGAGCCTGTACAAGACCTTCATCCAGGGTTCCACCAAGTACATTCGCCAGCGCAATGCGGCCGGACGCGAGGGCGGGGACTACTGCCTGTCCGTGTTCAAGGACAACGCGGGCGTGATCCGGTTCTCCGAGACCACCAACGTGTGCGTCAAGATGGAGACCCACAACTCCCCGTCGGCCCTCGATCCCTACGGCGGAGCCCTGACCGGCATCGTGGGCGTGAACCGCGATCCCATGGGCACCGGCATGGGCGCAAATCTTCTGTGCAACACCGATGTCTTCTGCTTCGCGTCCCCGTTCCACGAGGGTGAGTTGCCGCCCAGGCTGCTGCATCCCCGCCGGGTGTTCGAAGGCGTGCGCGAGGGTGTGGAGCACGGCGGCAACAAGTCCGGCATTCCCACGGTGAACGGCTCCATCGTCTTTGACGAGCGCTATCTCGGCAAGCCGCTGGTCTACTGCGGCACCATCGGCACCATGCCGGTCACGGTCGCGGGTCAGCCTTCCCACGAGAAGCTCGCCCTGCCCGGCGACGTCATCGTCATGTCCGGCGGCCGTATCGGCGCGGACGGCATTCACGGCGCGACCTTCTCTTCCGAGGAACTGCATGAGGGCAGTCCGGCCACCGCGGTCCAGATCGGCGACCCCATCACCCAGCGCAAGATGTACGATTTTCTCATGCGCGCCCGCGATCTCGGCCTGTATCACGCCATCACAGACAACGGGGCGGGTGGTCTGTCCTCCTCCGTGGGCGAGATGGCCGAGGATTCCGGCGGTTTCGACATGGACCTGAAGAAGGCTCCGCTCAAGTACGACGGCCTTCGTCCCTGGGAAATCCTCATCTCCGAGGCCCAGGAGCGCATGACCATGGCCGTGCCGCCCGAAAAGCTCGACGAATTCATGCGCCTCAGCGCGGAGATGGATGTGGAGTCCACCGCGCTCGGCGTCTTCACCGACTCCGGCAAGTACCTGGTCCGCTACGGCGACAAGATGGTCACCTATCTCGACATGGACTTCCTGCACAACGGCGTGCCGCAGATGGAGCTCAAGGCCGTCTGGCGGCGGCCCGAGATCGCCCAGGACGCCACGCCCGTGCCCGAGGACCAGAACGGCCTGCTCAAGGATATGCTCGGCAGGCTGAACATCTGCTCCAAGGAATACGTGGTCCGGCAGTACGACCATGAGGTCCAGGGCAAGTCCGCGGTCAAGCCCATGGTCGGCGTGCTCGGCGACGGCCCGTCCGATGCTGGCGTGGTCCGGCCTGAATACGGCTCCGATCGTGGCTTGGTTGTTTCCCACGGCATCTGTCCGCAATTCTCGGATTACGACACCTACTGGATGATGGCCAACGCCATCGACGAGGCCGTGCGCAACGCCGTGGCCGTCGGCGGCGACGTCAACTACATGGCGGGCGTGGACAACTTCTGCTGGTGCGACCCGGTCCAGTCCGAGTCCACCCCTGACGGCCACTACAAGCTGGCCCAGTTGGTCCGCGCCAACCAGGCGCTGGCTCATTACTGCCTCGGCTTCGGCGTGCCCTGCGTATCCGGCAAGGACTCCATGAAGAACGACTACAAGGGCGGCGGCCGGAAGATTTCCATTCCGCCGACCGTGCTCTTCTCGGTCATCGGCGTCATCCCGGACGTGAACAAGTGCCTGACCTCGGACTTCAAGAAGCCTGGCGATCTGGTTTACGTCCTCGGCCTGACCCGGCCGGAGATGGGAGGCAGCGAAATAGCCGATCAGCTCGGCTTCTCCGACGCCCGTGTTCCCCAGGTGGACCTGGTTTCCGCGAAGCGCCGCTACGAGACCGTGTTCGCGGCCGCGCAGGAAGGGCTGATTACCGCCTGCCACGACTGCTCCGACGGCGGCCTGGGCGTCGCCCTGGCTGAAATGTGCATCGGCGGTCGGCTCGGCGTGAGCGTTGATCTGGACAAGGTCCCGGCCTGCGGGGAGCTGAATCTGACCGGCCTGCTGTATGCCGAATCGGCCAGCCGTCTGCTGGTCTCCGTGGCCCCGGCTGATCGCGAACG